The following are encoded together in the Mesoplodon densirostris isolate mMesDen1 chromosome 2, mMesDen1 primary haplotype, whole genome shotgun sequence genome:
- the ACKR1 gene encoding LOW QUALITY PROTEIN: atypical chemokine receptor 1 (The sequence of the model RefSeq protein was modified relative to this genomic sequence to represent the inferred CDS: deleted 5 bases in 3 codons): MDITLQGTKVRSSPLARSFHSAVPDCSPCPVPGCAGEETPPNTIPGPLQQTPQTPFLAHLMLNLKLKLESWEKGDHLSKMAIPLHLCFHLQAALCEWERPLVRTDAHIPRFPGQMKQCLLTNPVYLIVPARTLHDSPLPMSRLSVPNPAQSQWPSLVPGTYLGTTATDRTIPAPLSACPEPSSVMGNCLHPNVLQVADDNSTKLAIEDNTWSEFLEMYDADYNFTDVEAAAPCHSCILLDDSSLPFFILASVLGILISGAVLYAFLRPLFPRQVYQNRSILVQLAVGSALFSIMVPILARGLSGALITSLCHLAHLVSYGSAFAQALLIGCHACLGPKLGIGHVPGLRLGISVGLWGVAALLSLPITLGSDTSQGLCTVTFSGEWEILRYIHAAACFAIFILLPLGLLGAKGLKKALGRGPCPWVDILCVWFIFWWPQGMALGLDSLVRSRAMVVSTCLAQQALDVLLDLTEALAILHCVATPLLLAQVCYQAIQTSLPSLPLSATQSSHLDILGCKS; this comes from the exons ATGGATATAACTCTCCAAGGGACAAAAGTGCGTTCATCCCCTTTGGCCAGGTCCTTTCATTCCGCAGTCCCTGACTGCTCCCCATGTCCCGTGCCAGGCTGTGCTGGAGAA GAGACCCCCCCCAACACCATTCCGGGACCACTTCAACAGACCCCCCAAACTCCCTTTCTAGCCCACCTCATGTTGAACCTGAAACTGAAGCTA GAGTCCTGGGAGAAAGGGGACCATCTTAGCAAGATGGCCATCCCTCTGCACCTTTGCTTCCACCTCCAGGCGGCGCTGTGTGAGTGGGAAAGACCACTCGTCAGAACTGACGCT CACATCCCGCGCTTTCCTGGACAAATGAAACAGTGTCTCCTAACCAACCCTGTTTATCTCATCGTTCCAGCTCGGACACTCCATGACTCACCCCTCCCAATGTCCAGGCTAAGTGTCCCCAa CCCTGCCCAGAGCCAATGGCCTTCATTAGTCCCTGGCACTTATCTGGGAACCACAGCCACTGACAGAACTATCCCAGCCCCTCTCTCTGCCTGCCCTGAGCCCAGCAGTGTCATGGGGAACTGTCTGCACCCG AATGTCCTCCAGGTGGCTGATGACAACTCTACGAAGTTGGCCATTGAAGACAACACTTGGAGTGAATTTCTTGAGATGTACGATGCAGACTATAACTTCACCGATGTGGAAGCAGCTGCGCCCTGCCACTCCTGTATCCTGCTCGACGACTCCTCACTGCCCTTCTTCATCCTCGCCAGTGTCCTGGGCATCCTGATCAGTGGAGCTGTCCTCTATGCATTTCTCAGGCCTCTGTTCCCCCGTCAGGTCTACCAGAACCGGTCTATCCTGGTGCAGTTGGCTGTGGGCAGTGCTCTCTTCAGCATTATGGTGCCCATCCTGGCACGGGGGCTAAGTGGGGCCCTCATCACCTCCCTGTGCCACCTAGCTCACTTGGTCTCGTATGGCTCAGCCTTTGCCCAAGCTCTGCTGATAGGGTGCCACGCCTGCCTGGGCCCCAAACTGGGTATAGGTCACGTCCCAGGCCTCAGGCTGGGGATCAGTGTGGGACTTTGGGGAGTGGCTGCCCTATTGTCACTGCCAATCACGCTGGGCAGTGACACTTCCCAGGGACTCTGTACAGTGACCTTCAGCGGGGAATGGGAAATTTTGCGGTACATACATGCTGCAGCCTGTTTTGCCATCTTCATCTTGTTGCCACTGGGTTTGTTGGGAGCCAAGGGGCTGAAGAAGGCTTTGGGCAGGGGGCCATGTCCCTGGGTTGATATCCTATGTGTCTGGTTCATTTTCTGGTGGCCTCAGGGCATGGCGCTGGGATTGGACTCCCTGGTGAGGTCCAGGGCCATGGTGGTGTCAACATGTCTGGCCCAGCAGGCCCTGGACGTGCTGCTGGACCTGACAGAAGCCCTGGCAATATTGCACTGTGTGGCTACACCCCTGCTCCTCGCCCAGGTCTGCTACCAGGCCATTCAAACTTCTCTGCCTTCCCTGCCTCTCTCGGCAACACAGTCTTCTCATCTGGACATCCTTGGATGCAAATCCTAG